A stretch of the uncultured Cohaesibacter sp. genome encodes the following:
- a CDS encoding VOC family protein, translated as MDDQTKRVKFQERMTAGNKPPHCLIEKAKQMTLESKQTNPENRFLDHLVTPGLILFTERFDECVAFYRDKIGLPVWFEKEALCCLHFGSGYLMIETEGVFKASRKTVAENPTSLRFNVKDVQAAADLLSSKGIDVEVISYDWGTIGRFMDPDGNRCSLKNADDPFFEM; from the coding sequence TTGGATGACCAAACCAAACGCGTGAAATTTCAAGAACGAATGACTGCTGGCAATAAGCCCCCTCATTGTTTGATAGAGAAAGCGAAACAAATGACATTGGAATCCAAACAAACAAACCCGGAAAACAGGTTTCTTGACCACTTGGTGACACCGGGGTTGATCCTGTTCACCGAGAGGTTTGATGAATGTGTCGCCTTTTATCGGGACAAGATCGGGCTGCCTGTATGGTTCGAAAAAGAGGCTCTCTGCTGCCTTCATTTCGGATCTGGCTATTTGATGATTGAAACTGAAGGCGTCTTCAAGGCGTCTCGAAAGACGGTTGCGGAGAATCCGACATCGTTGCGCTTTAATGTCAAGGATGTTCAGGCTGCGGCTGATTTGCTCTCCAGCAAAGGCATTGATGTGGAAGTTATCAGCTATGATTGGGGAACAATCGGCCGCTTCATGGATCCCGATGGAAATCGCTGTTCACTGAAAAACGCCGATGACCCATTCTTTGAGATGTGA
- a CDS encoding alpha-amylase family glycosyl hydrolase, with the protein MIKYARHDGAALLKAVLAFGRRLRSVRTSTRVTSSAASMLNTLYMQGPMSARQLAIEERLQPQSLTRILKRLEEDGLIRRDRSAADQRELIIALTKTGTRERDADLLERQRWLEQVVADALSEGDRALLGDVSRLLLKLAFHDTEAKIQETDMPSWVHYAIFWHIYPLGFVGAPKKGDVAEGCDHRLDHIVDWLDYAVELGVSALMLGPIFASSTHGYDTIDYFRIDPRLGDEADFDRLVAAANQRGLRIILDGVFNHVGRSFPKFIEAKAQGAGSEAAQWFLPLKDHGAPDEMEWETFEGHQSLIKLNHGNPDVVDHVRDVMTHWMNRGVSGWRLDAAYATPTSFWQQVLPAVRQSHPEAYIFGEVIHGDYIAFVQESGVDSVTQYELWKAVWSALNDSNFFELAWALDRHNRFLEHFVPLTFVGNHDVTRIASQLHDTRHLPHALVLLLLTGGTPSLYYGDEQGYLGIKEEREGGDDAVRPAFPDHPEALLGDGWPIYRLHQDLIGLRRRNPWLVKARSEALHLENQQMVLKMSAEGNRLLLAFNLGDNDADLPAGDASSLLMGDGQLSKNGDQSTVCVKAHSWCVLSS; encoded by the coding sequence ATGATAAAATATGCAAGGCATGATGGTGCGGCTCTTCTGAAGGCTGTGTTGGCGTTCGGGCGGCGGTTGCGCTCCGTGCGCACATCGACGCGCGTCACGTCATCGGCTGCGAGCATGCTCAACACCCTTTATATGCAAGGGCCAATGTCTGCGCGGCAATTGGCAATCGAGGAGCGGTTGCAGCCTCAGTCGTTGACACGGATTCTCAAGCGATTGGAAGAAGATGGCTTGATCAGGCGTGACCGCAGCGCCGCGGACCAGCGCGAGTTGATCATTGCCTTGACCAAAACAGGCACGAGAGAACGCGACGCAGATCTGCTGGAGCGGCAAAGATGGCTGGAACAGGTCGTTGCCGATGCCCTGAGCGAAGGGGACCGCGCCTTGTTGGGCGATGTCTCCCGGTTGTTGCTCAAACTCGCCTTTCATGACACCGAGGCCAAAATACAGGAAACAGATATGCCAAGCTGGGTTCACTATGCGATATTCTGGCACATATATCCGCTGGGATTTGTCGGGGCGCCCAAAAAGGGCGATGTGGCAGAGGGGTGTGATCATCGTCTGGATCACATTGTCGATTGGCTTGACTATGCGGTGGAGCTTGGCGTTTCCGCGCTGATGCTTGGCCCTATCTTCGCCTCGTCCACGCACGGATATGACACGATCGATTATTTCCGAATTGATCCTCGGCTTGGCGACGAGGCAGACTTTGATCGGCTGGTCGCTGCCGCCAATCAGCGTGGCTTGCGCATCATTCTTGACGGGGTGTTCAACCATGTCGGGCGCAGTTTTCCAAAATTCATTGAAGCCAAAGCCCAGGGAGCCGGATCAGAGGCGGCCCAGTGGTTTCTTCCCCTCAAGGACCATGGTGCCCCTGACGAGATGGAATGGGAGACATTTGAAGGTCATCAGAGCCTGATCAAACTCAATCATGGGAATCCGGATGTGGTCGATCATGTTCGCGATGTCATGACCCACTGGATGAATCGTGGCGTCTCCGGGTGGCGTCTGGATGCCGCCTATGCGACCCCGACATCCTTCTGGCAGCAGGTTCTGCCGGCGGTTCGTCAGTCTCACCCGGAAGCCTATATATTCGGTGAGGTCATTCACGGCGACTATATCGCGTTTGTTCAGGAGAGCGGCGTTGATTCCGTCACTCAATATGAGCTTTGGAAGGCTGTTTGGAGCGCGTTGAATGACAGCAATTTCTTCGAGTTAGCCTGGGCGCTGGATCGACATAACCGATTCCTGGAGCATTTTGTGCCTCTTACCTTCGTTGGCAATCACGATGTCACCCGGATTGCCAGCCAGTTGCATGATACAAGACATCTGCCGCACGCTCTTGTGTTGCTCCTTCTGACGGGGGGCACTCCTTCTCTTTATTATGGTGATGAGCAAGGATATCTGGGCATCAAGGAAGAAAGGGAAGGCGGCGATGACGCGGTCCGCCCGGCATTTCCTGATCATCCAGAAGCATTGCTTGGTGATGGGTGGCCCATTTATCGTCTGCATCAGGATCTGATCGGCTTGCGACGCAGAAATCCGTGGCTGGTAAAGGCCCGAAGCGAAGCGCTGCATCTGGAAAACCAACAGATGGTTCTGAAAATGAGCGCAGAGGGCAACCGGCTGCTACTTGCCTTTAATCTTGGCGACAATGATGCTGACCTACCTGCAGGCGACGCCAGCAGCCTTCTGATGGGTGATGGCCAACTAAGCAAGAATGGTGATCAGAGCACGGTTTGCGTCAAGGCGCACAGCTGGTGTGTCTTGTCGTCTTGA